In Panicum virgatum strain AP13 chromosome 4N, P.virgatum_v5, whole genome shotgun sequence, a single window of DNA contains:
- the LOC120669131 gene encoding syntaxin-22-like, producing MSFQDVFHDLEAAGLPPRPPPPPPGAVVAHCVFQINTKVSALRRLADELACGDDVRERIRRVRAEATRLARNTARRLADPAAAAAVGPKLAMDFQAALGEFQRLQGRIIEADRQETAAAARRARAPPMFRPPPSPPSYGSPQSNNAAAGPGTRGADQPRGMQMQQQQQQQLVESRRAQELALLDNEITFNEALVEEREREICKIQQEISEINEIFRDLAKLVPDQQGGIDVVEANIETAAMETSKGQEQLTRAARTQGSNSSVKCLLATVLGLLMLIFTLVFTA from the coding sequence ATGAGTTTCCAGGACGTCTTCCACGACCTGGAGGCGGCGGGGCTCCCGccgcggcccccgccgccgccgccgggggccgtGGTGGCGCACTGCGTGTTCCAGATCAACACCAAGGTGTccgcgctccgccgcctcgcAGACGAGCTCGCCTGCGGCGACGACGTCCGGGAGCGCATCCGCAGGGTGCGCGCCGAGGCCACGCGCCTGGCGCGGAACACGGCGCGGAGGCtcgccgaccccgccgccgcggccgccgtcgggCCCAAGCTGGCCATGGACTTCCAGGCCGCGCTCGGAGAGTTCCAGCGGTTGCAGGGCCGGATCATCGAGGCCGACCGCCaggaaaccgccgccgccgcccgccgtgctcGTGCGCCGCCGATGTTCCGTCCTCCCCCGTCGCCGCCCAGCTACGGCTCGCCGCAATCGAACAATGCCGCAGCCGGCCCCGGCACGCGCGGCGCCGATCAGCCACGCGGCATgcagatgcagcagcagcagcagcagcagcttgtggAATCACGGAGGGCGCAGGAGCTGGCCCTGCTGGACAACGAGATCACCTTCAACGAGGCGCTCGTCGAGGAGAGGGAGCGGGAGATATGCAAGATTCAGCAGGAGATCAGCGAGATCAACGAGATCTTCAGAGACCTAGCGAAGCTCGTCCCTGACCAGCAAGGGGGCATCGATGTCGTGGAGGCCAACATCGAGACggccgccatggagacgagcaaaggacaaGAGCAGCTCACGAGGGCCGCGCGGACGCAGGGATCGAACTCGTCGGTGAAGTGCTTGCTGGCCACTGTTCTTGGCCTCCTAATGCTGATCTTTACGTTAGTTTTTACAGCGTAG